CAACATAGCCCGGTTAACGGGCTGGCTGGATATGCCGATCGATCGTGTCATGAATAAAAAGACGATGGATGACGTCGAACCGGTAATTTACTATCCGCACGAAGCAACGCCTGAGATAGTCGAAGCTCATCTCAGAGCCGACAAAAAGCTGACGCCTGAGACCGCAAAGGCGCTTTCGGAGCTTTTCAGGGTAGCGTACAAGCAGTTCAGCAAACCGGGCGAATAGTAGCAGGTTCAAGTTCATTTACGTTCGAAGTTATCGGACGATCATACGGAGATTTCAGGAAATGGAACACGCGATCACGTTGAACAAGACGGCTGTTGGTAGGGCACCACGACAACCATTCGTAATGGACACGACGTTTGTGCTCTTTTTTCTCGCGGTGGATTTCGGATTTTCGGTGACTTTCTCGGGGCTGGACGGGATATTATCACTGGTAACGCTCGTGATGTTCGTGTTTGTGCCATATTTGCTTCCCTCCGTTGATGAGAAGCCGGAATTTGGACAATGGGTTCTCGGTCGAGCCGCAATTGCCGTTTTCGCGGTGTTTCTTGGGGTGATGTTGAGGCAGGCGATCGGGACCGTGATACCCGAAGAATTTCGTTATGTTCCGATGACGTTGTTGATCGGTTCGGCGATTTTCTGCGGATTTACTCAGATTTATGGTATGATAAGGTTTCGTTTGGCGGGTTAGGCAAAAGGCGTCGAACGACCAATGGAAGATCCGCGTGTGTTTCGGGAACAGACGCGGATCTTTTCATTGATCTTACGTTTCTCAGGCCGACATCTGGACCGATTCACTATGGTGGATCGATTCGTGAAGCGATTGAACCATCCTTGATAATTCCTCGTACTGGAGCGGGGTCAGTGCCTGTGCTCCGTCACACAGAGCTTCCTCCGGGCATGGATGGACCTCGATGATCAGTCCGTCGGCTCCGGCCGCAACACCGGCAAGGGCCATCGGCTGCACCATATAATTATGTCCCGTTCCATGCGAAGGGTCGACGATGATCGGTAAATGCGAAAGACGCTGGACGGCCGGGATTATCGATAGGTCAAGAGTGTTGCGGGCATGGTCGGCGAACGTTCGTATGCCTCGTTCGCAGAGGATGACATCGTAATTACCTTCCGACATGATGTATTCGGCGGCGAGCAGGAATTCGTCAAGCGTTGCGGAGAGGCCGCGTTTCAACAAAATTGGCTTTCTCGTTTTACCGGCGTATTTCAGGAGCGCGAAATTCTGCATATTCCGTGCTCCGATCTGTATACAGTCGCCGTATTTTTCGACGAGGTCGATACCATGCTCGTCCATTGCTTCTGTGACGATGTTCAGGCCATATCGATCGCGAACTTCCGCAAGGATCTTTAGGCCTTCCTCGCCCTTGCCTTGAAAAGCATACGGCGAAGTTCGCGGTTTGAACGCCCCGCCGCGAAAGAACTTGGCACCGCTTGCAGCAACGACCTCGGCGACCCGAAAGACCTGATCAGCGCTTTCGACGGCACACGGGCCGGCGATAACTGCAAGATGGCCGCCTCCGATCGAAGCGTTCCCAACCTTGATCGTTGATCGTCCAAGCTTAAGGTCGTTCGAGATCAGCTTGTACGGTTTCGTGACCCTGATGGCCTCTGCGACGCCGGGAAGATTCTCAAAGTGCGTCGGATCGACCGAGCCTCGATTGCCGGTGATCCCGATCGCGGTGCGGCTCTCGCCCGGCATTGGGTGACCGCGAAAGCCGAGTTTTTCAATGACCTGCACGACCCGATCGATATCGGATTGGGTCGCGTCTGGCTTCATTACGATTAACATAAAATGTTCTTTTGGCTCTGACCTCAGGTGAAAGCCTCTTGGTAAACTTTAAACTCTAGGATTCAGCGGCGTCTTTTGCAACCTGCGGCAATAAGCCCCCGATAAAATCACGTATAGTTTCCACCGTATTTCCGGTCGCTATCGATCTCTCGATCTCGGCGACGATCGCCGATCCGACGACGGCAGCGTCGGCATATTTCCACACCTCCTCGATCTGGCTCCGCGTCGAGATGCCGAACCCAACCGCGATCGGAAGGTCAGTGAATCGTCGTGCCCGCTTCACGAGCGTCTCTGCCGATTCGCCTGTTTCTTTCTGTGCTCCGGTAACACCCGCACGCGAAACCGCGTAAAGAAAGCCACGCGCGCGCTCGCCGATCGAACGAAGTCGATCATCACTGGTGGTCGGTGCGATCAAAGAAATTAGATCAATTCCGTGTTCGTGCAGTGTTTGTCCGATCTCGGACGCCTCGTCGTCCACAGCGTCCGTGACGAGGACGCCGTCGATCCCCGTCGCCGCGGCGTCGATAGCGAGCCTTTCAATACCAAAACGGAAAATTGGGTTGAAATAACTAAAAAGTACGATCGGCGTTTCGCACGTCTCCCGGATCTCTCGGACCATCGCCAGAATATCCTTAAGCGTTACGCCGTTCCCGAGCGCTCGCGTCGATGAGGCCTGTATGGTCGGCCCGTCGGCCATCGGGTCGGTAAATGGAACTCCGAGTTCGATGATATCGGCCCCCATTCCGGCCAGCGTCAACACGATCTGCGTCGAAGTGGCGAGGTCCGGGTCGCCCGCAGTGATAAAGGGAATAAATCCCTTTCGCCCGCGTGCTTGCAACATTTCAAATCTCTTGGTTATTCGGTTCATCGAAGTTTATGAAAACACCGGGGTCATTTTTCGCGCTTACGCGCGGATAACGCGGCCACCGTATTGACATCCTTGTCGCCGCGACCTGAAAGATTGCATATGATTATCTGGTTACGATCCATGGCGCCCGCGACCTTCATAACGTAAGCGATCGCATGCGCCGATTCGAGGGCAGGAATTATCCCCTCGGTCTCTGATAAGTTTCTAAACGCCGCGAGTGCTTCGACGTCTGAAGCCGTTACGTACTCGACGCGGCCTTCGTTGTGAAGAAATGCATGTTCCGGTCCGACGGAGGCGTAATCGAGCCCTGCCGAAACCGAATGCGTCCGGGCGATCTGGCCGGAATCGTCCTGAAGCAGGTAGCTTTTCGTTCCCTGCAAAATACCGACAGCAGAGCCATTCAGGAATCTGGCGGCGTGTTCACCTAAACCGCTGCCCTGGCCGCCGGCCTCGACACCGATCATGCGTACATCGTCGTCGAGGAAATCGTGGAACAGTCCGATCGAATTCGAACCGCCGCCAACACACGCAACGAGCAGATCAGGGAGCCGGTCTTCTTTTTCGAGGATCTGCTGACGTGCCTCTTGGCCAATAATGCTCTGAAATTCACGGACCATTAACGGATACGGATGCGGGCCGAGTGCCGAACCGAGCAAGTAATATGTGTCGGCGACATTGGTGACCCAATCTCGAAGTGCCTCGTTGATAGCATCCTTCAGCGTCCTTGATCCTGAATCAACCCCTCGGACCTCGGCTCCGAGCAAGCGCATGCGAAAGACATTCAGTTCCTGCCGACGCATGTCTTCAGTGCCCATATAAACGACACAAGCAAGCCCAAAATGGGCACAGACCGTCGCCGTGGCAACGCCGTGCTGGCCAGCGCCGGTCTCTGCGACGATCCGCGTTTTGCCCATCCGTCGTGCCAGAAGTATCTGACCGATGCAGTTATTTATCTTGTGGGCGCCCGTGTGGTTCAGATCCTCACGTTTCAGGTAGACCCGAGCACCGCCCAGGACCTCGGTCAACCGTTCAGCGAAATATAGAGGTGTCGGCCTGCCGACAAAATCTCTGAGCAGTTCATCAAATTCAGCGCGAAAGGCGGCATCATCGCGGTATGCAAAAAAGGACTCGGTCAGCTCATCAAGCGGTGCGACCAGCGTTTCCGGAACAAATCGCCCGCCGAACTCACCCCAATAACCTCGATCGTTTGGTTCGTAAATGGTCATGCTTGTTTCGCAATTCGAATGAATGACTCGACCCGTTTCGGATCTTTTATCCCCGGCGACGATTCAACCCCGCTCGCAACATCGACGGCAAATGGCCTGAGCAGGGAAACGGCGTCGGCAACATTTCCGGGCTTCAATCCCCCCGCCAAGAAAAGCCGCTTTGTTCGGTATTTCACAGTTTTCGCAACTTTCCAATCAAACATCTCACCCGTACCTCCGTAAACCGAGGGTGAATATGCATCCAGCAGTATCGCATCTGTCTCGAATTCCGCAGCGGTTTCAGGCAAGAAATCCGGGCCCACTCGAAGAGCTTTTATTACAAACAATTTCGTCCGGGCCCTGAGTTTGGATACAAGATCAGGAGACTCATTTCCGTGTAACTGAATGCCGCTAAGGCCGGTCGTTTCGGCGATCTTGACAACAGTGTCCTCACTTTCGTCGACAAATACGCCGATGTTCAGTGTAGAGGCCGTCAACTCCCGGATAATGTCCCGGGCAGCATTGGGCGTAATGAACCTCGGGCTTTTCTCACAGAAATTGAAACCGAGCATGTCCGCACCGAGCCTCGCCGCCGTCGCAGCGTCGCCGAGATTTGTGATGCCGCAGATCTTAACCTTTACCATTTAGTTTACGGAGCTCAGCCGCCGGGTCGCTGCTCCGCATCAGTGATTCGCCAATGAGAAAACCCGAATAGCCGTGTCGCTGAAGTTCGATCAGGTCCTCGTGTGTCCGAAGGCCGCTCTCAGCGACCATTATCGCATTCGACGGGGCGTGCTTTATCAGGTCACGCGATACGTCTAGCGACACGTCGAACGAATGAAGGTCACGATTGTTAACGCCGATAAGTCCGGCTCCGGCTCTTTCGGCGCGTTCAAGCTCCGCGAAAGAGTGGACCTCGATAAGTGCGTCAAGCCCAAACTTGTCTTCGGCAAGGCTTCGCAATCTCGCGATCTCTGTGTCGTTTAACATCGACGCTATGAGCAGTATCGCGTCGGCACCGGCCGCCGCCGCTTCGACGATCTGAAATTCGTCGAAGATGAAATCCTTGCGCAATATCGGCAGATCGACGGCTGCTCGCACACGTATAAGGTCGTCGAGCGACCCGCCAAAATGATCCTCCTCGGTCAGGACCGATATCGCGCTTGCTCCTCCGTCCGAATAAGCCCTTGCCATCTCGGCGGGATCGGCCATGTTGTTGATGTCGCCTTTTGACGGTGAGGCCCTTTTGAACTCGGCGATCGTGTTGATCAAAGACCGATCGCTCAGGGAACTGGCGAAACGCCTTTGGATCGCGCCCGACCTCGTCCGTTTTGCGATCTCGGTCAACGATCCGACATCGGCAGCCGCCTTCGCCGCTTCGACACGGAGACGCCTTGTTGCGACGATCTTTTCGAGTATGGTCCCTTTCATACGGGTATTGCCGAAGCGAGTTCTTCAAGTTTCCGAAGAGCCTTTCCAACATTTACGGCCTCGGCCGCAACCGTCATCGAAGCCTTGAGATCGCTATTTTCGGTCGCGATATGAATTGCCGCGGCTGCATTTACGAGGACAATGTCTTTCGCTGCCGAGGAATCCGGTTTTCCGATCAGGACATTTCGTATGGTTTTCCCGCTGTGCACCGCGTCATTCGATCGGAGATCCCGTAGACCTGCCGGAGCGATGCCGAAATGTTCCGGTTCGATAGTAAACTCGCGCACCGTTCGTCCTTCCACTTCGACGACCATCGTTCGGCCGTTGATCGATATCTCGTCAAGGCCGTCGTCGCCGTGGACTATCCACGACCTTTTTGTCCCGAGGCGGGCAAGTGCGTTCGCCATTTTCGTCACCAGCTCTTTGTTCCAGACACCGATCAATTGATGGGGTGCGGAAGCCGGGTTACATAGCGGCCCGACACAATTAAAAATGGTCGGGAAGCCGAGTCCTCGTCGGACCTTTGCGAGCGTTTGTGAGAGCCGGTGAAAGTTGGGCGCGAACATGAAGGCGATACCGATCTCATTGAGACACATTTCCGCGACGTCCGGCCCGACAGTCGGATCTATGCCAAGTTCCGAGAGTACATCGGTGCTTCCCGTATTGCTGGTCGCAGCCTTGTTGCCGTGTTTTGCGACTGCGATGCCCGTTCCCGCAACGACAAATGACGCGGCGGTTGATACGTTGAAGGTCTTGGCCTTACTGCCTCCTGTCCCGACAATATCGACAAATAGCTCGTGTCTCGAATGTATCGCTTTCATTCGGGATCGAAGTATTTTTGCGACCGAATAGATCTCGTCTTCAGCAATGCCTTTTTCGTTCCAGGCGCGAAAGACATTTGCAAGCAAGGCCTCATCGGTATCGTTGATCAAAGCGTCGAGGAACTCCTCGGCGTCGTCGGGGCCGAGGTCGCGGCCAGAACGAAACTCTGTGAATTGGTGCTTCAATATCGAACTCATGACGATTGATCCTCCGCGAGTTCGATCGCCCGCAACTGTGCTGACGCCTTGTTGACCGTTTCTTCATATTCGGCCGACGGGTCGGAGTCGGCAACGATGCCCGCACCGGCCTGGACATGAGCTATCCCGTTTTCGAGTACGACGGTTCTGATCGCGATGCATGTGTCCATGTTTCCGGAATAATCGAAATAGCCGACCGCGCCCGAATATACGCCTCGCGGCGTCGGTTCAAGTTCGGTGATCAACTCTATCGCCCTGACTTTGGGTGCTCCCGACACTGTGCCGGCAGGGAAGCAGGCCGCAAGAGCGTCGAACCGGTCAAGCCCTTTTCGAAGCCGCGCTGATAGATAGCTGACCAGATGCTGGACGTGCGAATATCTCTCAACACTCATCAGGCCGTTGACCTTTACACTTCCGTATTCGGCAACTCGTCCAAGATCGTTTCGGCCGAGATCTACCAGCATCAGGTGTTCGGCGACCTCTTTGCGGTCCGCTCGCATTTCGTCTGCCAACCGCGAATCCTCGTCGGCCGTCTTGCCGCGCGGCCTGGTGCCCGCTATCGGACGGTATTCCAGGTCGCGGCCACGGCTGCGGACAAGCATCTCAGGCGATGCACCGATGATAGCCCTGCCGTTCATTCGGATGAGAAACATGTAAGGCGACGGATTCAATGAACGGATCGCACGATAGATCGCGACCGGCGACGCCGACGTTTCCCGAGAAAACCTCTGAGAAAGAACGACCTGATATGCCGAGCCCGCCGCTATCAGTTCCTTTATCGCCCGAACGCCGTTCTCAAAGTCGGCACGTTCGAAATTCGAGATCGCTTGTTCTTTTGTCGGCGACTTCGAAGCAGCGGGAAGTTTTACAGGATCATTTTCAAGCGATCGGCGAATCATTGCATTTTGCTCGCCCGCAGTTGCTAACATTGACCGCAATTCACTTTCTGAACCGTCCGCCTCGTCGGTAAACACAAGCGAAACGATCTTGATCACCTGCTTGGCATGATCGAATGCTACGATCGTGCGGCAAAACATGATCTCGGCGTCATTTTCTGATGACGTGATCCGTTGACGGAGGCTCGGTTCGAACCACGCCGAGCATCCAAATCCAAGCGAACCGATCGCACCTCCGGCAAAACTCGGCAGGTCCTCATGCTCCGATAATCGGTATTTCGCAAAATGCTCACGCAGAAAATCGAAGACCGGGATATCGATGAAACGCTCACCGGCGGCATCTTTGACCCTTACATGCCGGTCATTGCCGATCGCCGTAAAATGCGGATCGGTACCGATGAATGAATATCTCGCCAGGGCTTCGCCACCCTCGACCGATTCCAACAAGAAGGAAGCTTCTCTTTCATTCGCGAGTTTCAGATATACCGCCAACGGCGTCAGCAGATCGGCCGGCATCGTGACGATCACCGCTATCACATTCGCCTTATCAGCAATTTCTGGTAATTTTTCGAAAGCCTGCATAAAAAAAACCGCCAACGATTTTCATTGGCGGTAGGGCTCGGAAACGGAGGATCTGAAATTGACTAGATCAGTCGAATACAGAACCATTTTTCGCAAACACGACCGCAGATGCCCGCCAGCTTTGCCAGCGCGTATGAACGATCGAACTTAGGCCGTGTTTGTACATTACTCCAATATCTATCAGAAACGGGTCTGACGTGTCAATCACATCTTCTCGGGAACTTCGATCCCGAGTGTGTTCAGAGCGGCGGTCAGCGAACGCCTCACCGTGTCAGCAACCGAAATAAGCACTGCCCGCCTGACCACATCCGGCTCGGGAAGGATCTTGTGATGGTGATAGAAAAGATTGAATGCTTTCGCCAGACTGAACGTATATTTTGCCAGGATCGACGGTTCGTTGACGTTGGCTGCTTGCTGGATCGTCTCATCGAGCCGCGATGCGAGCATGAGCATCGACCAGATGTCGTCGCCATCCGCAGCCGCGAAGATCTCTGCCACCCTATTACGATCACCGAGTGCTTTCTTTATCTCATCGATCGATTCGCCCCGGTCGGTGATCTTTCGAAATATCGAATTTGCACGAACGGCCGAATACTGACAGAAACACCCGGTCTCGCCCTCAAATGAAAGGGCCTCATCAAAGTCGAAGACGATGACCGTGGTCCGGGTGAACTTCAAAAGGAAATAACGGAGCGCTCCAACGGCGATCTGATGAGCGATATGCTTCTTTTCGGTCGACTCTGCGTCAGGGTGCCGCGATTCGACCTCGGCGAGAGCATTCTCTTCGAGACGGGTCAGCAGATCATCTGCCTTTACACCGAGCCCTTTACGGCCGCTCATTTCGATGAAGGGCTTCGATCGATCATCGTCGCTGACCTCAAAACCCAATTCTTCGGCTGCCGCAGGTGAAAGGGCGACCATTTCATAAGAAAGATGGACGCTGCCGCTCTCACCTATCTCAGGATGTATCGAAGCAACGCCTTTCTTAACGATCTCCTGCGGGTACGACTGCCGCGTATCAATGACGTTATAGACCTTAATGCCATGACCGAACTCAGGAGCTCCGCCAACCGCTTCTGCCTTATTGGCCGTGGTTATCCAGACTTCGTGTCCGTTGGCATATTTGTGAAACGGCTTGTAGTAAAAATCCATCCCAAGCACGCCAAGCTTCCACATCTGATATGCGACGTCTTTGCCGGTATAGGTGACCGTGCCGTTAGAGCGGACCAGGATCTTGTCGGACTCGTGCTCGTCGGTGCCAGTGTGTTCCTCGAACGGCATTACCCAACAGCCGGCATTTTTCCCCTCGGTCTCAAGATGAATTGCTCCGAGTGCTTTCATTTGTTCGAAAGCCTTATCCCAGAAATGAAGATGAAGTATCTCTGATTCCCGCGGCAGAACGTCATACCGGATGTCGAAACGCTCCATCGTTTTCAGGATGCATTCGACGTTGCGGGTCGCGACAAAGTCGGCAAGCTCAGCTGTTTCATTCCCGCCTTCCTCGATGAGGTGCAGGATCTCTGCACGTCGCGACTTAAGTTCCTCATCTACTTGATATTCATGGCCGACCTTTGCATAAAGATCCCAGCAATAGCGATCAAACGAAATACCTTTCGATGTTAGCTCTTCATCCAGGGCCTTGATCGAATTCAGATCCCGGTTCTCGAGGTAAACGAAGCCGACGACAACATCGGCGACCTGAACTCCCGTGTTGTCGATGTAGTTCTGGACCTCGACCCGTTTACCGCTCGCCTTGAGAATGCGAACGAAAGTATCCCCCAAAACCGAGTTTCGCACGTGGCCGATGTGCGCCGCTTTGTTTGGATTAACTGAGGTGTGCTCGACACAAACCTTCGGAGCGTTCTTGTCTGGAATACCGAGACGGGGAAGGACCTCCGAGCTCACCGCATCCGCGAAAAAGAACGATCGATCGTAGTATACGTTCAGATATCCCGGGCCTGCGATCTCGACCCGATCGACAAAATCGAACTCCTCCAGCTCGCCCTTTATCGCCTCAGCGATCGACCGCGGGTTTTGTTTCTCGCCGGTCGCCTGTTTGATCAGCTTAGCGAGTTCGAATGCGACCGGAAATGCGACGTCACCAAGGCTGGTATTCGGCGGAGTTTCGGAGGCGATGTGATCTAAAGATATGTTGAACCGCTTGTCGGCGATCTCACGCACTTTGTTTCGTAAACGGTTTTGCAGCTCGGTGATCGTCATTCTGTTTCGATTCCATCAATGGGCGAAACAGAAATTATAGGATCGCACGCCGGGTTTAGCAAAAGCCGTTACTTTATCGAAACGCTAAGCGTATAGGTTGTCGCCCGGGCAAGGTTGTCGACGCAAACCGATTGATCGCCGCCGATCTCGATCACATACGAATAGCGGGTATCGCCGCTTTCGAAGATCTGAACTTTGCCGCTCCGCGAACTGACATCAGCGGTAAGCGTTTGTCCGCGGCGGGCTCCGGCAAAATAACAGACCCTGCCGCCAGCTGCGATCTTTCCGGAAACTGTGGCTGATGTACGTCCCTTTGCGAAACGTATCGGAATATCGCCAAACGTCGTGGCGGCGCTGACGAATAGAAGGAGCGCCGCGATCTGAAGCCTAATTGCGATTCGCATATTTAATTCCTCGATCCAGAAATACCCAACCTATTTCGCGTGATCTGACAACGAAACATATCGCGCAGCTGCAATTTTTCTTTTTTTTCGGAAAACCGCTAAACTCTTTCTTTTATGCGAACACTCTTTTTCGATTGCTTTGCAGGTGCAAGCGGGAACATGGTCCTCGGTGCCCTTATAGACCTGGGTCTCGATCGTGAGTTGCTGTTCGATCGTATCAAAGGCCTCGGGCTAGCGGGTTATGAGATCGAGATCGAGAAAGTTGACCGCTCGGGGATATCATCGACACATTTGAATGTGGTCATACCAGTAGAAAAGAATCACCGGCATTTACACCATATTGTCGACATCATCGAGAATTCGAATCTTTCCGAAGGCGTTAAGGCAAGGTCGGTCGCGATCTTTGATCGGCTGGCAGCCGCCGAAGCACGGGTTCACGGCATCTCTGTTAAGAAGGTCCATTTTCATGAGGTCGGAGCAATGGATGCGATCATCGATGTTGTCGGGGCCTGTATTGCGTTCGAAATGCTGGGAATCGAGAATTTCGCGTGCTCAAAGATACACGTCGGAAGCGGGTTCGTCGATATGGAGCACGGAAGGTTTCCTGTTCCGCCGCCGGCGGTTGCCGAACTGCTTGTCGGCAAGCCGATCTACTCGACCGATATCGCAGGCGAGCTCATTACGCCTACCGGAGCTGCTATAATATCAACAGTATGTGATAGTTACGGCGTAATACCTGAGATGGCAGTTGAAAGAACGGGATACGGCGCTGGCAGCAGGATCTATGACGGATTTCCAAATGTGCTTCGGATAATGATAGGCGAGACGATCGCAGATAAGATCGAGCAGCCTCAAAACCGTGAACGTCTCGTGATCCTCGAAAGTAATATCGACGATCTTTCTCCTCAGATAATCGGTCACGTCATGGATCGCGCTTTTGAATTAGGGGCCTCTGACTGTTGGTTCACGCCGATTCAAATGAAAAAGAATCGCCCAGCAACGTTGATATCGATTCTGTGCCGCCTGGAACTCAGATCTGTGTTGACCGATCTACTGTTCAAGGAAACTTCCACGTTGGGGATCCGGTTTCGCGACGTCGATCGCGAAGCTCTCGACCGCGAGTTGGTAGACGTTCAGACGGCATACGGACAAGTGAAGGTCAAGATCGGCCGTCATAACGGCGTTATAGTAAACGTAATGCCGGAGTATGACGATGTGGTGCGGGTCGCAAAAGAAAACGGCGTTTCGCTGCGGGCCGTACACAACGCTGTCTCCGCATCGCTCGCTAGTCGAGCCGCATTGGCGGCAGGTTAAGGTTTATGGCAAGAAAGAAACGAACTAAGCTCGATCGTGAAAAGATAGCCGCAGGCGTCAGGCTTGTGCTCGAAGGGATCGGCGAGGATCCGGAGCGTGATGGCCTGGTAAAAACGCCGGAGCGTGTGGCCGATTTCTACGCTGAATTGACCGAGGGTATGTGGCAGGACGCCAAGGAGCACATTGTTCCGCTGCCGGGTGATTCGCACGACGAAATGGTGATCGTAAAGGACATTTCGATAGCCTCGGTTTGCGAGCATCATCTTGCACCCTTCGTAGGCAAGTGCCACATCGCATACATTCCAAAAGACGGCCGGATCGTCGGGCTTTCAAAGCTTGCCCGGATCGCTGAGATCTTTTCGAGGCGTTTGCAGGTTCAGGAACGATTGACGCAGCAGATCGCAGGAACCCTTTTTGAAGAATTAGAGCCGCTTGGCGTGATGGTCGTTATCGAGGCCGAGCATACATGCATGACGCTCCGTGGGGTCAAGAAACCCGGTGCCGTCACGATAACCTCAGCTGTGCTCGGCGGCTTTCGAAAGGATCCGCGAACGCGGGCGGAGGCAATGTCGCTGATCAAGGGATAAACGCGATGGCCGGCATAATTTGATCAAGTACTTAAACTGTCGGGAATCGACATCTCAGGAACTACTTTAGATATGAAACGAACAACAGCTATTGCTTTTTTGATCACTACGTTATCGATTACCCCGTTCTTTCAAACATTGGAAGGACGGTTTGATGCGGTAAAGATCCGTGAACGCGTAAAAAGGTTATCCGCTGACGATTTCGAGGGACGCGGGCCCGGAAATGAAGGAAGTAAGAAGGCCGCCGAGTATATAGCGGCACAAATGAAGGCTGTCGGTATAAAACCGGGTAACGGGAAAAGTTATTTCCAGAACGTAAAACTCGCCGGGATCAAGGTCGACCCTTCGACCCAGCTTGTAGTTTCCGGCCGATCCGCCCAACCGCGGAGTTTCCGATTCGGCGACGACTTTGTCGCGACGACGGGAGCGCAGCGTGAGGGTGTCTCGGTCGATGCTGAGCTTGTTTTCATGGGTTATGGGATCGATGCACCGCTATACAATTGGAATGATTACAGCGGGCCTGCCGAAGATTACCGCGGAAAGGTACTGCTTATCATGGTGAATGACCCGCCGGCAACGACGGAAGAACCGAATCTGTTTGGCGGGAAGGCACTGACTTATTACGGCCGCTGGACCTACAAGTACGAGGAAGCGGCACGCCGCGGTGCCGCCGGTGTGATCCTGATCCACACGAACGAGACGGCCGGATATGGCTGGAACGTTGTGCGGACCTCATTCGGTGGTGCCCGATCCGAGATATTTCGTGAGCCGGGCAATAACCGTCCGTTCCTCGATCTGATGAG
The DNA window shown above is from Chloracidobacterium sp. and carries:
- a CDS encoding helix-turn-helix transcriptional regulator; translated protein: MGFKNDNFINTVELGRAIKRRREELGLSLRDVADVTNVSASTLSRIENGTGKPDADNIARLTGWLDMPIDRVMNKKTMDDVEPVIYYPHEATPEIVEAHLRADKKLTPETAKALSELFRVAYKQFSKPGE
- the trpB gene encoding tryptophan synthase subunit beta — its product is MTIYEPNDRGYWGEFGGRFVPETLVAPLDELTESFFAYRDDAAFRAEFDELLRDFVGRPTPLYFAERLTEVLGGARVYLKREDLNHTGAHKINNCIGQILLARRMGKTRIVAETGAGQHGVATATVCAHFGLACVVYMGTEDMRRQELNVFRMRLLGAEVRGVDSGSRTLKDAINEALRDWVTNVADTYYLLGSALGPHPYPLMVREFQSIIGQEARQQILEKEDRLPDLLVACVGGGSNSIGLFHDFLDDDVRMIGVEAGGQGSGLGEHAARFLNGSAVGILQGTKSYLLQDDSGQIARTHSVSAGLDYASVGPEHAFLHNEGRVEYVTASDVEALAAFRNLSETEGIIPALESAHAIAYVMKVAGAMDRNQIIICNLSGRGDKDVNTVAALSARKREK
- the trpD gene encoding anthranilate phosphoribosyltransferase, which codes for MSSILKHQFTEFRSGRDLGPDDAEEFLDALINDTDEALLANVFRAWNEKGIAEDEIYSVAKILRSRMKAIHSRHELFVDIVGTGGSKAKTFNVSTAASFVVAGTGIAVAKHGNKAATSNTGSTDVLSELGIDPTVGPDVAEMCLNEIGIAFMFAPNFHRLSQTLAKVRRGLGFPTIFNCVGPLCNPASAPHQLIGVWNKELVTKMANALARLGTKRSWIVHGDDGLDEISINGRTMVVEVEGRTVREFTIEPEHFGIAPAGLRDLRSNDAVHSGKTIRNVLIGKPDSSAAKDIVLVNAAAAIHIATENSDLKASMTVAAEAVNVGKALRKLEELASAIPV
- the trpC gene encoding indole-3-glycerol phosphate synthase TrpC, translating into MKGTILEKIVATRRLRVEAAKAAADVGSLTEIAKRTRSGAIQRRFASSLSDRSLINTIAEFKRASPSKGDINNMADPAEMARAYSDGGASAISVLTEEDHFGGSLDDLIRVRAAVDLPILRKDFIFDEFQIVEAAAAGADAILLIASMLNDTEIARLRSLAEDKFGLDALIEVHSFAELERAERAGAGLIGVNNRDLHSFDVSLDVSRDLIKHAPSNAIMVAESGLRTHEDLIELQRHGYSGFLIGESLMRSSDPAAELRKLNGKG
- a CDS encoding phosphoribosylanthranilate isomerase, producing MVKVKICGITNLGDAATAARLGADMLGFNFCEKSPRFITPNAARDIIRELTASTLNIGVFVDESEDTVVKIAETTGLSGIQLHGNESPDLVSKLRARTKLFVIKALRVGPDFLPETAAEFETDAILLDAYSPSVYGGTGEMFDWKVAKTVKYRTKRLFLAGGLKPGNVADAVSLLRPFAVDVASGVESSPGIKDPKRVESFIRIAKQA
- the trpE gene encoding anthranilate synthase component I; protein product: MQAFEKLPEIADKANVIAVIVTMPADLLTPLAVYLKLANEREASFLLESVEGGEALARYSFIGTDPHFTAIGNDRHVRVKDAAGERFIDIPVFDFLREHFAKYRLSEHEDLPSFAGGAIGSLGFGCSAWFEPSLRQRITSSENDAEIMFCRTIVAFDHAKQVIKIVSLVFTDEADGSESELRSMLATAGEQNAMIRRSLENDPVKLPAASKSPTKEQAISNFERADFENGVRAIKELIAAGSAYQVVLSQRFSRETSASPVAIYRAIRSLNPSPYMFLIRMNGRAIIGASPEMLVRSRGRDLEYRPIAGTRPRGKTADEDSRLADEMRADRKEVAEHLMLVDLGRNDLGRVAEYGSVKVNGLMSVERYSHVQHLVSYLSARLRKGLDRFDALAACFPAGTVSGAPKVRAIELITELEPTPRGVYSGAVGYFDYSGNMDTCIAIRTVVLENGIAHVQAGAGIVADSDPSAEYEETVNKASAQLRAIELAEDQSS
- the aroF gene encoding 3-deoxy-7-phosphoheptulonate synthase, with translation MLIVMKPDATQSDIDRVVQVIEKLGFRGHPMPGESRTAIGITGNRGSVDPTHFENLPGVAEAIRVTKPYKLISNDLKLGRSTIKVGNASIGGGHLAVIAGPCAVESADQVFRVAEVVAASGAKFFRGGAFKPRTSPYAFQGKGEEGLKILAEVRDRYGLNIVTEAMDEHGIDLVEKYGDCIQIGARNMQNFALLKYAGKTRKPILLKRGLSATLDEFLLAAEYIMSEGNYDVILCERGIRTFADHARNTLDLSIIPAVQRLSHLPIIVDPSHGTGHNYMVQPMALAGVAAGADGLIIEVHPCPEEALCDGAQALTPLQYEELSRMVQSLHESIHHSESVQMSA
- a CDS encoding tryptophan synthase subunit alpha, producing MNRITKRFEMLQARGRKGFIPFITAGDPDLATSTQIVLTLAGMGADIIELGVPFTDPMADGPTIQASSTRALGNGVTLKDILAMVREIRETCETPIVLFSYFNPIFRFGIERLAIDAAATGIDGVLVTDAVDDEASEIGQTLHEHGIDLISLIAPTTSDDRLRSIGERARGFLYAVSRAGVTGAQKETGESAETLVKRARRFTDLPIAVGFGISTRSQIEEVWKYADAAVVGSAIVAEIERSIATGNTVETIRDFIGGLLPQVAKDAAES